A genomic region of Rahnella aceris contains the following coding sequences:
- a CDS encoding ogr/Delta-like zinc finger family protein yields MMHCPLCGKVAHTRSSRYLSESTKERYHQCQNIKCSCTFATHESVARVISKPGSQPATA; encoded by the coding sequence ATGATGCATTGTCCACTTTGCGGAAAAGTAGCCCATACGCGTTCGAGCCGCTATCTGAGTGAATCGACCAAGGAACGCTATCATCAGTGCCAGAATATCAAATGCAGTTGTACTTTTGCGACGCATGAATCAGTCGCCCGGGTTATCTCAAAACCGGGTAGCCAACCTGCCACTGCGTAG
- a CDS encoding phage major tail tube protein, which yields MALPKKLKYLNLFNDGNSYLGLVSSLTLPKLTRKLQNYRGGGMSGSVAVDFGLDDDALTLEWSIGGLDELVLQQWGSTSDIPLRFAGSLQRDDTGDVSAVEVMMRGRHKEFDFGEYKQGEDTETKVTTQCTYFKLTIDGKELIEIDTVNMVEVVNGVDRLAEHRTALGL from the coding sequence ATGGCACTTCCTAAGAAATTGAAATACCTGAACCTGTTTAATGACGGGAACAGCTACCTCGGTCTGGTCTCCTCACTGACGCTGCCGAAACTCACCCGTAAACTGCAAAACTATCGTGGCGGCGGCATGAGCGGTTCGGTCGCGGTGGACTTCGGGCTGGATGACGATGCGCTGACGCTGGAATGGTCCATCGGCGGTCTGGATGAGCTGGTTCTGCAACAATGGGGCAGCACATCAGACATTCCGCTGCGGTTTGCCGGTTCATTGCAGCGCGACGACACCGGTGATGTCTCCGCAGTCGAAGTGATGATGCGCGGCCGTCACAAAGAGTTTGATTTCGGCGAGTACAAACAGGGTGAAGATACTGAAACCAAAGTCACCACCCAGTGTACGTATTTCAAACTGACCATCGACGGCAAAGAGCTGATTGAGATCGACACCGTCAATATGGTGGAAGTCGTCAACGGCGTTGACCGTCTGGCGGAACACCGCACCGCGCTCGGCTTGTAA
- the rimM gene encoding ribosome maturation factor RimM (Essential for efficient processing of 16S rRNA) has translation MSKQSNPVVPAEPLVLGKMGSTYGIRGWLRVFSSTEDAESIFDYQPWFIQRAGKWQVVELEGWKRHTQDLIIKVKGVDDRDAANLLTNCEIVVDSKQLPPLEDGDYYWKDLFGCQVVTTSGYELGKIIDMMETGSNDVMVVKANLKDAFGLKERLIPFLDGQVIKKVDLATRTVEVDWDPGF, from the coding sequence ATGAGCAAGCAATCCAATCCAGTGGTACCCGCTGAGCCGTTAGTTCTTGGCAAAATGGGTTCAACGTACGGCATTCGTGGTTGGCTCAGAGTGTTTTCATCCACCGAAGACGCTGAAAGCATCTTTGACTACCAGCCCTGGTTTATCCAGCGTGCCGGTAAGTGGCAAGTTGTCGAGCTGGAAGGCTGGAAACGCCACACTCAGGACCTGATTATCAAAGTCAAAGGCGTTGATGATCGGGATGCCGCGAATCTTCTGACTAATTGCGAAATTGTCGTCGATTCAAAGCAACTGCCTCCACTGGAAGACGGTGACTACTACTGGAAAGACCTTTTCGGTTGCCAGGTAGTGACAACTTCCGGTTACGAACTGGGCAAAATCATCGATATGATGGAAACCGGTTCTAACGATGTGATGGTAGTTAAAGCCAACCTGAAAGATGCCTTCGGACTCAAGGAGCGGTTGATTCCGTTCCTCGATGGGCAGGTTATCAAGAAAGTCGATCTCGCTACTCGCACTGTTGAAGTAGATTGGGATCCTGGTTTTTGA
- a CDS encoding contractile injection system protein, VgrG/Pvc8 family, producing MLTDLQLPVGARITPAFTLTIKNKVLEENISARIISLSVTDNSGFTADTLNLTFDDSDGQLQMPVRGTVLHLHLGWSKQALYDCGYFTVDTVTHSGSPDKIGVVARSADFRGSFDNKISQSYDDYTLGAIVRIISSRNKLDLPVIPQELDSVKIPHIDQTSETDSYFLTRLAQRYGAQVTVKNGAILFFKAGTGRTSSGQAIPWKTIVRSDGDNHNYQMVDKKAYDGVKAQWHDLKTATTSNVALKRSPAEGKEAQPASYIAGSGTNVLELGKIFPDEETAKRAADSVFNQIQNDAATFSIRLALGRADLSAQSPVNVQGFKDVIDSQRWVIDSALHEINEKGFTTKLILKPYVADITYQSSILQL from the coding sequence ATGCTTACTGATTTGCAGCTACCCGTTGGCGCACGCATCACGCCCGCATTCACGCTGACGATAAAAAATAAGGTGCTGGAAGAAAATATCTCTGCTCGGATCATCAGTTTATCTGTCACGGATAACAGCGGTTTTACCGCAGACACATTGAATTTAACCTTCGATGACAGCGACGGGCAATTGCAAATGCCCGTTCGCGGCACCGTTTTGCATCTGCATCTGGGATGGTCGAAACAGGCGCTCTATGACTGCGGCTATTTCACGGTCGATACAGTCACTCATTCCGGCTCTCCGGACAAAATAGGTGTGGTTGCCCGCAGCGCAGATTTCCGCGGTTCCTTTGATAACAAAATCAGCCAGTCTTACGATGATTACACGCTCGGCGCGATTGTCAGAATCATTTCAAGCCGGAATAAATTAGATCTGCCAGTAATCCCGCAGGAACTTGATAGCGTTAAGATCCCGCATATTGACCAGACCAGCGAAACGGACAGCTACTTTCTCACCCGGCTGGCACAACGTTACGGTGCGCAGGTAACGGTTAAAAACGGCGCAATTTTATTTTTTAAAGCAGGCACCGGTCGAACCTCTTCCGGACAAGCAATCCCCTGGAAAACCATTGTCCGCAGTGACGGCGATAACCACAACTATCAGATGGTCGATAAGAAGGCATACGATGGCGTGAAGGCGCAGTGGCATGATCTCAAAACGGCGACCACCAGCAATGTTGCTCTCAAGCGTTCGCCCGCAGAAGGCAAAGAAGCCCAGCCTGCCAGTTACATCGCGGGATCCGGGACAAATGTTCTTGAACTGGGCAAAATATTTCCTGACGAAGAGACTGCTAAGCGGGCTGCGGATTCAGTGTTCAATCAGATTCAGAATGATGCCGCAACATTCAGCATACGGCTGGCCCTGGGACGTGCTGATTTGAGTGCGCAATCTCCGGTCAATGTGCAAGGGTTTAAAGACGTGATCGACAGTCAGCGCTGGGTGATTGATTCCGCTCTGCATGAGATTAATGAGAAAGGTTTTACTACTAAATTGATTCTGAAACCTTATGTTGCAGATATCACTTATCAGTCTTCAATTTTGCAACTATAA
- a CDS encoding cytochrome C assembly family protein, with amino-acid sequence MSVFALVAMLAYLLSLALIIPSIIRKNSAYRRLALISVVVALVCHAVALQQRIFDVSTGQNLSLVNIGSVVSLIIGTVMTIVASRNRGWFVLPIVYSFSLINLAFVTFLPGEFITHLEESKGLLVHIGLALFSYATLMIAALYALQLAWLDYQLKNKRLTFTADMPPLMSIERKLFHITQIGVILLTLTLCTGLLYLNNLFSPENIDKAVLSILAWFVYIVLLWGHYHEGWRGRRVVWFSMAGAILLTLAYFGSRLIQQIMVH; translated from the coding sequence ATGTCAGTTTTTGCTCTCGTCGCCATGTTGGCCTATCTGCTCAGCCTTGCGCTGATCATTCCGAGCATCATCCGGAAGAACAGCGCATACCGGCGTTTAGCACTGATTTCCGTTGTGGTGGCACTTGTTTGCCACGCTGTCGCATTGCAGCAACGTATTTTCGACGTCAGCACCGGCCAGAACCTCAGCCTGGTCAATATCGGTTCGGTGGTCAGTTTAATCATCGGAACGGTGATGACCATCGTAGCCTCGCGCAATCGCGGCTGGTTTGTTTTGCCAATTGTTTACAGCTTTTCGCTGATCAATCTGGCGTTCGTGACGTTTCTTCCTGGCGAATTCATCACGCATCTTGAAGAAAGCAAAGGCTTACTGGTACATATCGGCCTGGCATTATTCTCTTATGCCACGCTGATGATTGCCGCCCTTTACGCGTTGCAACTGGCGTGGCTGGATTATCAGCTAAAGAATAAACGCCTGACGTTTACGGCTGATATGCCGCCGTTAATGAGTATTGAACGCAAACTTTTTCACATCACTCAGATTGGCGTTATTTTACTGACGCTGACGTTGTGCACCGGATTACTTTATCTGAACAACCTGTTCAGCCCAGAGAATATCGACAAGGCTGTCTTATCGATACTGGCATGGTTTGTTTATATCGTTCTGCTGTGGGGCCATTATCACGAAGGCTGGCGTGGCCGTCGCGTGGTATGGTTCAGCATGGCGGGCGCCATCCTGCTTACTCTTGCCTATTTTGGCAGTCGCCTGATCCAGCAAATCATGGTTCATTAA
- the rpsP gene encoding 30S ribosomal protein S16, producing the protein MVTIRLARGGAKKRPFYQVVVTDSRNARDGRFIERVGFFNPLASGQAEALRMDLDRVAHWVGLGATVSDRVSALIKDAKKAA; encoded by the coding sequence ATGGTAACAATTCGTTTAGCACGTGGCGGCGCAAAAAAGCGTCCGTTTTATCAAGTAGTAGTGACCGACAGCCGCAACGCTCGTGACGGTCGTTTCATCGAACGCGTAGGTTTCTTCAACCCATTGGCTTCTGGCCAGGCTGAAGCACTGCGTATGGATCTGGACCGTGTTGCCCATTGGGTTGGTCTGGGTGCTACCGTTTCTGATCGCGTTTCTGCGCTGATCAAAGACGCTAAGAAAGCAGCTTAA
- the trmD gene encoding tRNA (guanosine(37)-N1)-methyltransferase TrmD — translation MWIGIISLFPEMFRAITDYGVTGRAVKNGLLSVNCWSPRDFAYDRHRTVDERPYGGGPGMLMMVQPLREAIHAAKAAAGEGVKVIYLSPQGRKLDQTGVCELAAHQKIILVCGRYEGIDERIIKTEIDEEWSIGDYVLSGGELPAMTLIDSVSRFIPGVLGRQASAEEDSFADGLLDCPHYTRPEVLEGMEVPPVLLSGNHADIRRWRLKQSLGRTWLRRPELLENLALTDEQEVLLREFQKEHRLSQQNYEGNAKA, via the coding sequence ATGTGGATTGGTATAATTAGCCTGTTTCCTGAAATGTTCCGCGCAATTACGGATTACGGGGTAACTGGCCGGGCAGTTAAGAATGGCCTGTTGAGCGTAAATTGCTGGAGTCCTCGTGACTTCGCATACGATCGACATCGTACCGTGGATGAGCGCCCTTATGGCGGTGGTCCCGGAATGCTGATGATGGTGCAACCCTTACGGGAAGCTATTCATGCAGCAAAAGCAGCGGCAGGCGAAGGTGTGAAGGTGATTTATCTTTCACCTCAGGGGCGCAAACTGGATCAAACCGGTGTTTGCGAGCTGGCGGCCCATCAGAAAATTATTCTGGTTTGTGGCCGTTATGAAGGGATCGATGAGCGCATAATTAAAACCGAAATTGATGAAGAATGGTCAATTGGCGATTATGTTCTTAGCGGTGGAGAGTTGCCGGCAATGACTCTGATTGATTCAGTTTCCCGCTTTATACCGGGCGTTCTGGGTCGTCAGGCTTCAGCAGAAGAAGATTCTTTCGCTGACGGATTGTTGGATTGTCCCCATTATACCCGCCCTGAAGTGTTGGAAGGCATGGAGGTACCGCCAGTTTTACTGTCGGGCAACCACGCTGATATACGTCGCTGGCGCCTGAAACAGTCGCTGGGTCGAACCTGGCTTAGAAGACCTGAACTTCTGGAAAACCTAGCTCTGACTGACGAGCAAGAGGTGTTGCTGAGAGAGTTCCAAAAGGAACATCGGCTCAGTCAACAAAACTATGAAGGGAACGCCAAAGCATAA
- the luxS gene encoding S-ribosylhomocysteine lyase, with product MPLLDSFTVDHTRMAAPAVRVAKTMKTPHGDTITVFDLRFCRPNIEVMPERGIHTLEHLFAGFMRNHLNGNGVEIIDISPMGCRTGFYMSLIGVPEEQRVADSWKAAMADVLKVKEQRQIPELNEYQCGTYEMHSLKEAQEIAQHILDHDVVVNHNDDLALPKEKLSELHI from the coding sequence ATGCCACTGTTGGATAGCTTTACCGTAGACCATACCCGTATGGCAGCACCTGCTGTTCGCGTCGCAAAAACCATGAAAACCCCGCACGGGGACACGATCACTGTGTTCGATCTGCGTTTCTGCCGCCCGAATATTGAAGTGATGCCGGAACGTGGTATCCACACGCTCGAGCACCTGTTCGCGGGTTTCATGCGTAATCATCTGAACGGTAACGGTGTTGAAATCATTGATATTTCTCCGATGGGTTGCCGTACCGGTTTTTACATGAGCCTGATTGGTGTGCCGGAAGAGCAACGGGTTGCTGACTCCTGGAAAGCAGCGATGGCTGACGTTTTGAAAGTGAAAGAGCAGCGCCAGATCCCTGAGCTGAATGAATACCAGTGCGGGACTTACGAAATGCATTCCCTGAAAGAAGCCCAGGAAATTGCACAGCACATTCTCGATCATGATGTTGTTGTGAACCATAACGATGATCTGGCTCTGCCAAAAGAGAAATTGTCCGAACTGCACATCTAG
- a CDS encoding HlyC/CorC family transporter, with protein MEHVSTTTLIITLIIMVVVSAYFSASETGMMTLNRYRLRHLAKQGNRAARRVEKLLKRPDQLISLVLIGNNLVNILASALATIVGIRLYGDAGVAIATGVLTFVVLLFAEVLPKTFAALNPERIAFPSSILLRPLQTIMMPLVWILNSLSRLLMRMFGIKTTTSLSDAVSKEELRSIVNESRSNISRRNQDMLLSVLDLEKVSVDDIMVPRNEIVGIDINDDWKSIIRQLTHSPHGRIVLYRDSLDDAIGMLRLREAYRLMTEKKEFTKENLLRAADEIYYIPEGTPLNIQLVKFQRNKKKVGIVVDEYGDIQGLVTVEDILEEIVGDFTTSMSPTLAEEVTPQSDGSVLIEGSANVRELNKAFNWHLPAEEARTINGMLLEVLEEIPTIGTNLRIEDYEVEILDVQDNMIKQVQVRPLQPLQSSVNQR; from the coding sequence TTGGAGCACGTCTCAACAACAACCCTGATCATCACATTGATCATCATGGTGGTGGTTTCGGCTTATTTTTCAGCCTCCGAAACCGGTATGATGACACTCAACCGTTACCGGTTACGTCACCTGGCTAAACAGGGTAACCGCGCGGCGCGTCGCGTCGAAAAGCTGTTAAAACGCCCGGACCAGCTGATCAGTCTGGTACTTATCGGTAACAACCTGGTCAACATCCTTGCTTCCGCTCTGGCAACCATTGTGGGCATCCGTCTTTACGGCGATGCCGGTGTAGCGATTGCCACGGGTGTACTGACATTTGTCGTACTGCTGTTTGCAGAAGTGCTGCCTAAAACATTTGCCGCCCTGAATCCTGAACGCATCGCGTTTCCGAGCAGCATTTTGTTGCGTCCGCTGCAAACCATTATGATGCCGCTGGTGTGGATCCTTAACAGTCTCTCGCGTTTGCTGATGCGAATGTTCGGTATCAAAACCACCACGAGCCTCAGTGACGCCGTCAGTAAAGAAGAGCTGCGTTCCATCGTGAACGAGTCACGCTCGAATATCTCGCGCCGGAATCAGGACATGCTGCTTTCCGTGCTTGATCTTGAGAAAGTCTCTGTTGATGACATCATGGTTCCGCGCAATGAAATCGTCGGTATTGATATCAATGACGACTGGAAATCGATTATTCGTCAGCTTACCCACTCACCTCATGGCCGTATTGTGCTTTACCGAGACTCACTCGACGACGCTATTGGGATGCTACGTTTGCGCGAAGCTTATCGCCTGATGACCGAGAAAAAAGAGTTCACCAAAGAAAATCTGCTGCGCGCCGCTGACGAAATTTACTACATTCCGGAAGGCACGCCGCTGAACATTCAGCTGGTAAAATTCCAGCGAAATAAAAAGAAAGTGGGCATCGTGGTTGATGAATACGGTGATATTCAGGGGCTGGTAACGGTTGAGGATATCCTCGAAGAAATCGTCGGTGATTTCACGACGTCGATGTCGCCAACGCTGGCAGAAGAAGTCACGCCGCAAAGTGATGGTTCAGTACTGATCGAAGGCAGCGCGAACGTGCGGGAACTGAATAAAGCCTTTAACTGGCATCTGCCAGCCGAAGAAGCGAGAACTATCAACGGCATGCTGCTGGAAGTGCTGGAAGAGATCCCGACAATCGGTACTAATCTGCGCATTGAGGACTATGAAGTTGAGATCCTGGATGTTCAGGACAACATGATCAAACAGGTGCAGGTCCGTCCGTTACAACCGTTGCAAAGCAGTGTGAATCAGCGCTAA
- a CDS encoding GpE family phage tail protein produces the protein MDDLMADIAVIFHWPPSEMDGMSLTDLLNWRHKALQRSGVKTDE, from the coding sequence GTGGATGACCTGATGGCAGATATCGCGGTGATATTTCACTGGCCGCCGTCCGAGATGGACGGTATGTCACTCACCGATCTGCTGAACTGGCGACATAAGGCACTGCAACGCAGCGGAGTAAAAACAGATGAGTAA
- a CDS encoding phage tail protein, which produces MMMSLGLFVFKLSTLPYQNTNRQVNYGWGANARFGQRPVSQFLGLGEETIKITGQLLPEMTGGMRYLQALQSMADSGRAWPLIEGSGTIYGMFVIKSIANDNAEFTSSGQARSINFTLNLTRVDESQAAMFGDLLTQAEGLYNKASSALNNFASGV; this is translated from the coding sequence ATGATGATGTCACTGGGTTTATTTGTATTTAAGTTGAGCACGCTGCCCTATCAGAATACGAACCGTCAGGTGAACTATGGCTGGGGGGCGAACGCGCGTTTCGGACAGCGTCCGGTCTCGCAGTTTCTCGGGCTGGGTGAGGAAACGATAAAAATCACCGGGCAATTATTGCCTGAAATGACCGGCGGCATGCGCTATTTGCAGGCACTGCAGAGCATGGCAGATTCAGGGCGGGCATGGCCGCTCATTGAAGGCAGTGGCACGATTTACGGCATGTTCGTTATCAAAAGTATAGCCAATGACAATGCCGAGTTTACTTCCAGCGGCCAGGCGCGAAGCATCAATTTCACGCTCAATCTGACGCGCGTCGATGAATCGCAGGCCGCCATGTTCGGCGATCTGCTGACCCAGGCCGAGGGCTTATATAACAAGGCCAGTTCGGCACTCAACAATTTCGCCAGCGGAGTCTGA
- the rplS gene encoding 50S ribosomal protein L19, whose protein sequence is MSNIIKQIEQEQMKQDVPAFRPGDSLEIKVWVVEGSKKRLQAFEGVVIAIRNRGLHSAFTVRKISNGEGVERVFQTHSPVIDSITVKRRGAVRKAKLYYLRERTGKSARIKERLN, encoded by the coding sequence ATGAGCAATATCATTAAACAAATCGAACAAGAGCAGATGAAGCAAGACGTACCTGCATTCCGTCCAGGTGATTCTCTGGAAATTAAGGTATGGGTCGTTGAAGGTTCTAAAAAGCGTCTGCAGGCATTCGAGGGCGTGGTTATCGCTATTCGTAACCGCGGTCTGCACTCTGCATTCACTGTTCGCAAAATTTCTAACGGCGAAGGTGTTGAGCGTGTATTCCAGACTCACTCCCCGGTAATCGACAGCATTACTGTTAAACGTCGTGGCGCCGTTCGTAAAGCTAAACTGTACTACCTGCGTGAGCGTACTGGTAAGTCTGCTCGTATTAAAGAGCGTCTTAACTAA
- the ffh gene encoding signal recognition particle protein: MFENLSDRLSRTLRNISGRGRLTEENIKETLREVRMALLEADVALPVVRDFISRVKESAVGHEVNKSLTPGQEFVKIVQKELETAMGEANTELNLAAQPPAVVLMAGLQGAGKTTSVGKLAKFLKEKKKKKVLVVSADVYRPAAIKQLETLAQQVEVDFFPSDAQEKPVDIVSRALQQAKLKFYDVLIVDTAGRLHVDEAMMDEIKQVHAAINPVETLFVVDAMTGQDAANTAKAFNEALPLTGVILTKVDGDARGGAALSIRHITGKPIKFLGMGEKTDALEPFHPDRIASRILGMGDVLSLIEDIESKVDRAQAEKLASKLKKGDGFDLTDFLEQLKQMRNMGGMASMMSKLPGVGQLPDNVKSQMDDKVLVRMEAIINSMTLKERAKPEIIKGSRKRRIAMGSGMQVQDVNRLLKQFDDMQRMMKKMKSGGMAKMMRGMKGMMPPGFPGR; this comes from the coding sequence ATGTTTGAGAATTTAAGCGATCGATTGTCGCGCACACTGCGCAATATCAGCGGCCGCGGGCGGCTGACCGAAGAAAATATCAAAGAGACATTACGTGAAGTGCGTATGGCCTTACTGGAAGCGGACGTTGCGCTGCCGGTCGTACGTGACTTCATCAGCCGGGTGAAGGAAAGCGCTGTTGGCCATGAGGTCAATAAGAGTCTGACGCCGGGGCAGGAATTCGTCAAAATTGTCCAGAAAGAACTGGAAACTGCGATGGGCGAGGCGAACACCGAGCTTAATTTAGCAGCGCAGCCTCCGGCCGTGGTTCTTATGGCGGGTTTACAAGGTGCAGGTAAAACAACCAGCGTCGGTAAACTGGCGAAATTCCTGAAAGAAAAGAAAAAGAAAAAAGTACTGGTGGTGTCCGCCGACGTTTATCGCCCTGCGGCGATCAAACAGCTGGAAACCCTGGCGCAGCAAGTTGAAGTGGATTTCTTCCCGTCTGATGCACAGGAGAAGCCGGTTGATATCGTTAGCCGCGCCCTGCAGCAGGCGAAACTGAAATTCTACGACGTGCTGATTGTCGATACCGCCGGCCGTTTACACGTCGACGAAGCGATGATGGACGAAATCAAACAGGTACATGCCGCGATTAATCCGGTTGAAACCCTGTTTGTGGTTGATGCTATGACCGGTCAGGATGCCGCGAATACCGCGAAAGCGTTTAATGAGGCGCTGCCGCTGACCGGTGTGATCCTGACAAAAGTCGACGGTGATGCCCGCGGCGGTGCTGCGCTGTCGATTCGTCACATCACCGGCAAGCCGATTAAATTCCTGGGTATGGGTGAAAAAACCGATGCGCTGGAGCCGTTTCATCCGGATCGTATTGCCTCCCGTATTCTGGGTATGGGCGACGTTCTCTCACTTATCGAAGATATTGAGAGCAAAGTTGACCGCGCGCAGGCTGAAAAACTGGCCAGCAAACTCAAGAAAGGCGACGGCTTTGACCTGACCGATTTTCTCGAGCAGCTCAAGCAAATGCGTAATATGGGCGGCATGGCGAGTATGATGAGCAAACTGCCGGGTGTCGGTCAGTTGCCGGATAACGTCAAATCCCAGATGGATGACAAAGTGCTGGTGCGGATGGAAGCGATCATCAACTCGATGACGCTGAAAGAGCGCGCTAAGCCAGAAATTATTAAAGGTTCCCGTAAGCGTCGTATCGCGATGGGTTCCGGCATGCAGGTGCAGGACGTCAACCGCTTACTTAAGCAGTTCGACGATATGCAGCGCATGATGAAGAAAATGAAGAGTGGCGGCATGGCGAAAATGATGCGTGGCATGAAAGGTATGATGCCACCAGGTTTCCCTGGCCGTTAA
- a CDS encoding phage tail assembly protein, giving the protein MNLTDINDNTVILDVPLKRGEMEITEVQVTKPTAGSLRGIGLAALANADVDALITILPRITYPNLTKEECSRLELPDLIALAGKVIGFLSPKPVA; this is encoded by the coding sequence ATGAATCTCACTGATATCAACGACAACACCGTGATTTTGGATGTTCCGCTAAAACGCGGTGAAATGGAAATCACTGAAGTTCAGGTGACTAAACCCACAGCCGGCAGCCTGCGGGGTATCGGCCTCGCGGCGCTGGCGAACGCCGATGTGGACGCGCTGATCACTATTTTGCCGCGCATCACGTATCCGAATCTGACCAAAGAAGAATGCTCGCGCCTGGAGCTTCCCGATCTGATCGCGCTGGCAGGTAAGGTGATAGGTTTTTTATCGCCGAAACCGGTGGCGTAA
- a CDS encoding phage tail tape measure protein, with product MSNLEQLPHTLEKINQDLATFRAETDKVRENLLMLPGKTLFSVVSEDITDASLQFEKSLFAPDSETETQAFSGLKKAVVSQPAEKLRQQRPMQMEQKGLEIGQQFKNRELKIGQLKNISSSALSFAQPKLALAQTFLKPGADLEAGLAEVQSVLGLKNDDPHIAALRQQSLSMAASGHSPAEVVARQQALAKGGMNADQVLEQTPAALNGATPAAQMAVTVKGDNLDGDITKLFATWDTIRINLFDGQSAALRELTQTATSWLGTINTWITDNPMLVNSLLGLALGITGIVGGMGALGMVIAPVLSGISMLMAGAGLLGTIFTGTGGMIAAAFTAIGLPLLPVIALIAGIGIAVVKLWEPISAFVGGVIDGFTAAMGPISGAFTPFRTALGWITDLFEPIHFTQDTLSGFTDIGKGVGEAIAEIFVTLNKAVSQIGEVFSWAKKGWDSIFGDNEPAERPDISTPPLDGISPTGGALNLYQPAKSSVANNLTDNRATTVNLSFTATPETDHNQVRAWIEDSINQREWNNTNNLLSQYNNGGIYS from the coding sequence ATGAGTAATCTCGAACAGTTACCTCACACGCTGGAAAAAATAAATCAGGATCTGGCCACCTTCAGGGCCGAAACCGACAAGGTCAGAGAAAACCTGCTGATGCTGCCCGGGAAGACATTATTCAGCGTCGTCTCAGAAGACATCACTGATGCTTCCCTTCAGTTTGAAAAGTCGCTTTTCGCCCCGGACAGCGAAACCGAAACGCAGGCATTTTCCGGCCTGAAAAAGGCGGTGGTCAGCCAGCCGGCAGAAAAGTTGCGGCAGCAACGCCCGATGCAAATGGAACAGAAAGGGCTGGAGATCGGGCAACAGTTTAAAAATCGCGAACTGAAAATTGGCCAGTTAAAAAATATCAGCTCATCAGCCCTTTCCTTTGCACAACCGAAACTGGCGCTGGCGCAAACTTTTCTCAAACCGGGTGCAGATCTGGAGGCCGGGCTGGCTGAAGTGCAGTCGGTCCTCGGACTGAAAAATGACGATCCGCACATTGCCGCTCTGCGTCAGCAAAGTCTTTCGATGGCGGCTTCCGGCCATTCGCCGGCGGAGGTTGTCGCCAGACAGCAGGCATTAGCGAAAGGCGGAATGAATGCCGATCAGGTTCTGGAACAAACACCGGCGGCACTGAATGGCGCAACGCCTGCTGCGCAGATGGCGGTGACCGTGAAAGGCGACAATCTGGATGGCGATATCACTAAGTTATTTGCCACCTGGGACACTATCCGTATCAATCTTTTTGACGGGCAAAGTGCCGCCCTGCGTGAACTGACGCAAACGGCTACCAGCTGGCTGGGCACGATCAATACCTGGATCACCGATAATCCTATGCTGGTGAATTCCCTGCTCGGTCTGGCATTAGGCATCACGGGCATTGTCGGCGGTATGGGTGCGCTCGGCATGGTCATCGCGCCGGTGCTCAGCGGCATCAGTATGCTGATGGCGGGAGCCGGTTTGCTTGGGACTATTTTTACCGGTACCGGTGGCATGATTGCCGCAGCGTTCACGGCCATCGGGTTGCCACTTCTGCCCGTCATCGCACTGATCGCCGGGATCGGGATCGCCGTAGTGAAACTTTGGGAACCGATCAGTGCCTTTGTCGGCGGAGTAATTGACGGATTTACTGCTGCAATGGGGCCAATAAGTGGCGCGTTTACACCGTTCAGAACCGCGCTGGGATGGATTACGGATTTGTTTGAGCCAATCCACTTCACTCAGGACACCCTGAGCGGCTTCACTGATATCGGCAAAGGGGTCGGAGAAGCGATCGCAGAGATTTTCGTCACGCTGAATAAAGCCGTCTCTCAAATCGGCGAAGTCTTTAGCTGGGCGAAAAAAGGATGGGACTCCATTTTTGGTGACAATGAACCCGCTGAACGCCCGGATATTTCAACACCGCCCTTAGATGGCATCTCCCCAACCGGCGGTGCGCTGAACCTGTATCAGCCAGCTAAAAGCAGCGTGGCCAACAACCTGACGGATAACCGGGCAACGACGGTAAATTTAAGTTTCACAGCTACCCCGGAGACGGATCATAACCAGGTCAGAGCCTGGATCGAGGATTCCATTAACCAGCGGGAATGGAACAATACCAACAATCTCCTCAGCCAGTACAACAACGGAGGGATTTACTCATGA